Proteins found in one Chitinivibrionales bacterium genomic segment:
- a CDS encoding glycosyltransferase: MKICYIGSVFPRHHKDSEVPWLRTTLRLLRERGYDITAYVPSFRGLRSHTIDGIPVKRFRYFFAPWETLTHDEGAPNKIHKFHYKIITIFYILFGTLGLIRLHLKERFDILHIHWPFPHGFFGVGALFFRRSKVILNFHGASLLLMQKYGFVKFFLSWFIKKADAVIVNSSFTKGRVTSLVERQVHVVPYGTTITPHATDRSAVEPHHILSVGRLIERKGLPYLIRAMPEIVAKWPDARCTIAGGGPLQQELISLAETEKVSSAVNVPGKVSQEELESLFARCGVFVLPSIVDSRGDTEGLGVVLIEALTYRKPIVATNVGGIPDIVNNGVTGLLVPQKAPSTLAQAISSIFADPVKAAFMADAGFDSINRKFSWTGIIDQLSDIYCRAAASKE; the protein is encoded by the coding sequence ATGAAAATCTGCTATATCGGATCGGTATTTCCCCGTCACCACAAGGATTCTGAAGTTCCCTGGCTTCGGACAACGCTCAGGTTGCTTCGGGAACGGGGGTATGACATTACGGCCTATGTGCCTTCCTTCCGCGGGTTGCGCTCCCATACCATCGACGGTATTCCGGTGAAACGGTTCCGGTATTTTTTTGCTCCCTGGGAGACCTTGACTCATGATGAAGGTGCGCCGAATAAGATTCATAAATTCCATTATAAAATTATCACGATTTTTTATATTCTTTTTGGAACCCTCGGCCTGATCAGGCTTCACCTGAAAGAGCGTTTCGACATTCTCCACATTCACTGGCCCTTTCCCCATGGATTTTTCGGTGTGGGCGCACTCTTTTTCCGCCGGTCGAAAGTCATCCTTAATTTTCACGGAGCAAGCCTTCTTCTGATGCAGAAATACGGGTTTGTGAAATTCTTCCTTTCCTGGTTCATTAAAAAAGCCGATGCGGTAATTGTCAATTCATCTTTTACCAAGGGAAGAGTTACCTCACTGGTGGAACGGCAGGTGCATGTTGTTCCTTACGGAACGACTATAACACCCCATGCAACCGACCGGTCGGCAGTCGAGCCCCATCACATTCTCTCGGTAGGCCGTCTTATCGAACGCAAGGGCCTTCCTTACCTGATCCGGGCCATGCCTGAAATCGTTGCGAAGTGGCCCGATGCCCGGTGTACTATTGCCGGCGGCGGCCCTCTGCAGCAGGAACTTATTTCACTCGCCGAAACCGAAAAGGTCTCCTCTGCGGTGAACGTGCCGGGGAAAGTATCGCAGGAAGAGCTTGAGTCGCTTTTTGCCCGGTGCGGTGTTTTTGTTCTCCCCTCAATTGTGGACAGCCGGGGAGATACTGAAGGCCTTGGGGTCGTACTGATTGAAGCGCTCACCTATCGCAAACCGATCGTTGCCACCAATGTGGGCGGAATCCCTGATATTGTGAATAACGGTGTTACCGGGCTTTTAGTGCCCCAAAAGGCTCCTTCAACCCTGGCGCAGGCGATTTCATCGATTTTCGCCGATCCGGTAAAAGCCGCATTCATGGCCGATGCCGGGTTCGACTCTATTAATCGAAAGTTCTCCTGGACCGGAATAATCGATCAGCTTTCGGATATCTACTGCCGTGCCGCAGCATCAAAAGAATAG